GCTGATCTATTTAAAAGATATTGCCACCATCTCAGAGGGCGTTGCTGATGTTCCGGATCATCTGACGAATTTTAAAGGTGCTCGGTCATTGCACATGGGAATAGCGTTTAACCGCGGTGTAAACGTTGTTGAAGTTGGAAAAGCTCTGCGTCAGAAACTGAATTTCCTGGATCAGAATCGTCCCCTGGGTATTCAGTTACATACTCTCTACGACCAGCCAGCCGAAGTGGATGCATCGTCAACAGGGTTTGTTCTCAACCTACTGATTTCGGTCATCATTGTGATTGCTGTACTGTTTGTTTTTATGGGTGCAAAAGCCGGAATAATTATTGGTTCCGTGCTGTTGCTGACCATTCTCGGAACCTTTATAGCCATGAAATTTTTTGACATAGAATTGCACCGGATTTCATTGGGAGCATTGATCATTGCGCTGGGAATGTTGGTCGATAACGCGCTGGTTATTACCGAGGGAATTATGGTGGGGCTGCAAAAAGGTCAAAGCCGTTTACAGGCCGCTACGGCTATCGTCAAACAAACACAATGGCCATTATTAGGTGCAACCATAATTGCAGTTACCGCATTTGCCCCCATTGGCTTATCACCAGATTCTACTGGCGAATTTGTCGGTTCATTATTTTATGTACTGCTGATCTCTCTCATGCTCAGCTGGTTCACAGCGCTATCGATCACCCCCTTTTTATGCAATCTGATGTTTGCCAAACAAGAATCACGGGATGCAGATCGACAAAATAGTACCCGGCCTTACCAGGGTTGGTTGTATGACGTCTATCGCCATGCGCTGAGCTCCTTTCTGCACAATCGTGTAACAACCATGATCAGCATGGTGGTTGCTTTAGTGATTGCGATTTATGGCTTTGGTTTTGTTAAGCAGAGCTTTTTTCCTCCATCCAATACACCCATGTTTCTGGTTGATATCTGGCTGCCGCAAGGCAGTGATATTCATGCTACCCAACAACAGGCATTATCTCTGGAACAATACTTCCATGATAAAACAGGCGTTGAATTTACTTCATCAACGGTTGGTCAGGGAGAGTTGCGATTTATGCTGACCTATGCACCGGAGAGACAATATTACGCCTATGCTCAGGTAATGATTCGAACTGAGAAAAGGGAACAAATCCCTGCATTAATTGATGATGCACGAGTCTGGACGCAACGCCACATGCCGAATGCTTTTGTTAAATTTAAGCGTCTGCAGATTGGTCCGGGAACGAATGCTAAAATTGAAGCACGCTTTTCCGGCCCGGATCAGGCACAGTTACGTCAACTGGCAGAACAGGCAAAGGTAATTCTGTTAAATGATCCAGACAGCGACAACGTTCGACATAACTGGCGACAACGTGAGAAAGTAATACGACCCTTATTTATTGAGGATAACGCGCGTCGCGCCGGAATTTCCCGACAGGATCTCGATGATTTGTTGCAGATGAGTGTCGCCGGAAAAACGGTTGGTCTTTACCGGGAAGGTACTAAATTAAAACCTATTATTCTGCGCCCACCAGCGGTGGAACGACTCAATATCGACAGCTTGATGGACTTACAAATCTGGAGCCCGATATTTAATCGCTACATTCCGATTCAGCAAATTGTTGAGCGTTTTGATCTGGTGTTTGACGATCCGATTATTGCCCGCCGCGATCGAAAACGGACGATTCAGGTCTATGCTGACCCGGAACTTGGCTCCGGTCTCACTGCAAATGCGTTATTTAAACGCGTTGCGCCTCAGATCGAAGCGATACCTTTACCACCAGGTTATGAACTCAGTTGGGGCGGTGAATACGAAGCATCAAAAGATGCTGAAAGCAGCGTATTCGCCTCTCTGCCCTTAGGCTATCTGATTATGTTTATTATTACCGTGCTGTTATTTAACGAATTACGCAGTGCGTTGGTTATCTGGGCTTGTGTACCGTTAGCAATTATTGGTGTAACCGCGGGCATGCTGATACTGGGAGCCGAGTTCGGTTTTATGGCCTTACTTGGCTTCCTGAGCTTATCCGGTATGATCGTCAAAAATGGTATTGTTTTGGTCGATCAGATTCGTCTCGAAATCGCCGAAGGAAAAGTGCCATATGACGCAGTTTTTGATGCCTCCATCAGTCGCTTGCGCCCGGTTACCATGGCAGCGCTCACCACAATTCTTGGTCTGTTACCGCTCTTGGTCGATCCCTTCTTCAGTGCGATGGCGGTTGTCATTTGCTTTGGTTTGGGATTCGCGACTGTACTCACGTTGGGGATTGTGCCGCTGCTTTACGCTATGACTCATCGTATTCCGTCACCAATAAAATAATCGTCATAAACTGCAGATGTGACCCAATAAAGAAATGCAATACGGGAGTTACATCTGCGGTTGTTGGAAATCTGACACTGACCACTTCCATCTTGACCCATTTTCCCTCTCGGAACTTGCCTTCCCTCCCGGTAACATAAAGAACACATCATCACTTTGGGGATAATCTATGATCACCTTGCACCATCTGAACAACTCTCGTTCGCAGCGTATTATCTGGTTGCTGGAAGAGCTTGGCGTCGACTACCAGATAAAACACTATCAACGTGATGAAAAAACATCACTCGCCCCCAAAGCACTGGAAGCTGTTCACCCGCTTGGCAAATCACCGGTCATCACCGATGGCGAGCAAACCATTGCGGAATCCGGTCTGATTATTGATTACCTGATGCAAACCTACGGTGCTACCGAGCTTCCGCAAAGCACAGAGAGCGATACCAAATGGCAAAGCCAATACTGGTTACATTATGCTGAAGGATCATTAATGCCACTGCTGTTGATCGCATTAATGTTTGAAAAAGTACGAACCGCACCCATGCCATTCTTTATCAAACCGATTGCTCGCACTATCGCAGATAAAGCAATGGCAGCCTATGCCGGTCCAAACATGCAGAAGCATCTGGGGTATATCAATAACCATCTTGCGGATAAACAGTGGTTATGCGGTGAGCACAAGACTGCCGCAGATTATCAGATGATTTTCCCACTGGAAGCGGCACTCACAAGAGGCGCAACCCGCGAGGCATTTCCTCATGTCGCTCGTTACGTTGACCAGATCCATGCATTACCCAGCTATAAAACAGCACTGGAAAAAGGCGGTCCTTACGATTACGCCTGACCCCTGACTGCGGGCACGCTTCACACCGGGCAATTTAAGCCGCTTATACTGCGCAATTGCCCACTCATCTGTCTGCCGATTCCCTTTCCATAAGTGCCATATTTGGTACCGTATAACCTGACTCAAGGGTATCGATTTTTACATGAACATTCTGATTGTTGGCGCAGGTGCAGTAGGTCAGGTATATGGCTGTCATTTTCAGCAGCAAGGCCACCAGGTTACGTTTCTCATTAAAGAGAAATATCAGGCCGAGCTGTCTCAGGGGATGACCTTATATCATCTGAACCAGGACAAAAGTCTGGAAACACCGATCGTTTTCAGGGATTACAAACTCCTAACCGATTGGCCAGATCATACTCATCATGATTTCGATGTAATTATTCTCAGTATTCCATCGACAGCCCTGCGAAATTTACCGTTCGCGCAAATTAAACGCTGCTGCAATCAGAAAACTCCGGTACTGATGCTGCAACCCAGTACCGAAGATTTTGCGATTCTGTCCGATCATTTACCAGGTGTACCGCTCGCCGAGGGACTGATCAGCCTGATTGCCTATCAGACACCGTTGATAGACCATCGTAACCCTCAACGCAGTCAGCAACCCGCGAAAAATGGAATCGCTTATTATTTACCCCCCCTTGCAATGCCGATTTCTAGCAATACCGAGTGTCTCGCTCAGCAGTTAACTGCACTATTTCGCAACAGCCAGATCAAGGCCAGGGTCAGCCACTCTGCCATTGCAGACTCAAAAGTACCGTCAGCATTTTTAATGACGTTTTTGTGCGCTCTGGAGGCTGCCGACTGGGACTTAAAACGTTTATCTCGAAACCCGGCATTACTCACAGAGCTGACGCGCGCACAACGCTTCTTTTTACCCACACGCTTATCACAACGATGGCAGCAGACAATCGCCGGCATTATAGTCACTCCGGTGTTACGGCCACTGATATACCGGCTTGTTATTAATACAGCACCTTTGCTACTGCCGCTGCCTCTTGAAGCCTACCTGAAATTTCATTTCAGTAAGGTCAGACAACAGACTCTGCTGTATATGAACGATTATATTAAAGAGATTCCCGATCAGCGTTTGGTCCAGCTGCTTCAGCGCATTGACGGCTCTGACTGCTGACATTATCCGGGCATTGAAACACCCAATGTGTTTAACGCCCAAATGCCAAATCCATTCCCTGCACCGCCGTTGTTCACGATTTACCTGAGTGTTGCACTGATAGGATTTTATTTTACTTTTTTGAACTCTGCTCAGCGTTGATAAACTGTTAAAATCAACGACTGTATGGCGGAGTTTTTTTATGTTTCTATCAATATGGTCACGGGTTGCCAAATCACTGCATAATGTGCGTCTGATACTGCTCATTATCTTTCTTGCCAGTTGCAGCAGCGTCGCTATCTTATCGGAAGACCTTGATGCACTGTATGGCAAAACATTCATCACCGACCGCCGCCTACCGGCAGACAATGCCAATGCTCAGCACTTTAACCAACAGGTTAAACCCATCCTGGAAAATCGCTGTGTCGTTTGCCATGGCTGCTACGATGCACCTTGTCAGCTGAAGTTGAACTCACCAGAGGGCATCATGCGTGGAGCAAACCCCGAGCTGGTTTATAACGGCACACGTATTCTTGCCTCAACACCCAATCGCCTGGGCATTGATGCCACGTCTACAGAGCAATGGCGAGGGCGTGGTTTTCATACCATCCTCAATGAACGCAGCCAGACAGCAGCCATTAATAGTCAGAACTCTGTAATGTATCAGATGCTGGCACTGAAACAGGCGTATCCTGACGCCAGCGACGATGATAGCTCCCTGCTCAGCGATGACATCACTCTTGGTCTCGATCGGGAACAGCAATGTGCAACAAGACAGGACTTTAATGAGTTCGCCCAACAACATCCGTTATGGGGAATGCCTTATGCACTTCCGGCACTCAACGAAAACGAACACAATACCTTGTCTGACTGGATCAAAAATGGGGCACCCATGTCACTACCAGCAGAATTGCCCATTGCGATCGCTGAACAGCGTGACCAATGGGAACAATATCTCAATCAGAACTCGTTGAAGCAGCAGCTCGCCAGCCGCTATATTTATGAACACTGGTATCTGGGAAATTTATATTTCTCTGACGTGCCATTATTCACCAAAGCGGAACCGGTTCATCGACCAGAATTTTTCTTTAAATTAGTACGTTCAGCGACCCCACCCGGCTTGCCGATTAAACCGATTGCGACTCGCCGTCCGTATGACGACCCCGCAGTAAAGCGGGTTTATTATCGCTTACAATTAAATCCGGCCAGCATCGTCGCTAAAAATCATATGCCCTATCGCTTAAATCAGGCGCGTATGGACTGGTTGACCGCACTCTTTATCGATCCAGACTACACCGTCAAAGAGCTACCAGGTTACGACACTCACGTCGCAGCGAACCCATTTATTGCTTTTCGTGATTTACCTGTAGGTTCGCGCTATCGCTTTATGCTGCAGGAAGCCCAATACACCATTATGGGTTACATCAAAGGACCAGTATGTCGCGGACAGGTAGCACTGAACGTGATCGACGATCACTTTTGGGTATTTTTCAGTGACCCATCTAACGAAGACGACGAATACGTCGCTGAGTTTCTGGATCAACAAAGTAGTAATCTGCGCCTGCCCGGTGAAGCTGAAAGCAATTCTGGCATTGTCACCAACTGGTTAAAGTACAGCTATCTACAAGGCCAGTATCTGAAAGCCAAGCGCGAAATTCTGAAGAAGTATTCCGAGCCAACCGACAAGTTTGATACCAGCCTGATCTGGGATGGTGAAAAACGAAATCCCAATGCCGCTCTGACCGTATTCCGACATTTTGACAGCTCAACCGTTGTAAAAGGATTAGCTGGCCAAAACCCAAAAACAGCCTGGGTGATTACCTATCCGTTACTCGAACGTATTCATTACCTGTTAGTGGCCGAGTTTGATGTGTATGGAAATATTGGCCATCAATTATTAACCCGACTCTATATGGATTTTCTGAGAATGGAGGGTGAGTTCAATTTCCTGGCATTATTGCCACAGAAACATCGCATTGAACTGGCTGATTATTGGTACCGCGATACCAGTGAAGAAGTGAAAGAATTTCTGGTTACCCACGGAAAACAGATGATTCGAGACCCGGATATTCACTACACCACGGATAATCCGAAAGCCGAATTATTTGAGCAATTAAAACGGCGTCTGGGGGCGGCCCTGGACGAAAAATACTCTCTGCAGCAGCAACTCCAACCAGAACAATTAAGCATCGTCTCTTCGATCAATAATGTACGTGGAATAACGGCCAATTTGATGCCGGAAATGTCGCTGCTCATGGTAGATGGTTATCTCGGTCAGCAGCAACTCTTCAGTATTATCCGAAATAGTGGGCACAGTAATATTAATGGTCTTCTCACCGAAGATGATAACCGTCTGTTCGAGGAAGATTACCTGACTCTGGTGCCAGGCGTTCTCGGTTCTTACCCGGGGGCGATGTATCGCGTTTCAGCATTTCGTCTCCCTGATTTTGTCGCTGATCTCAGGACAATGGAAGATGAAGAGGACTATCGCCGTTTCGTTGACTATTACGGCGTAAGGAGAACCAATAGCAGCTTCTGGCACCACAGTGATCAGGTGCACAACGCGTTTTTTAAACAGGATCCTTTAAATGCTGGGTTATTAGATTTTAACCGTTTGGAAAATCGCTGATGCTGCACACAAGCCGGTAAGATGTCCGAGCTTGTGGATCAGGGAAGAACCTGAAATGCGTTACGTTGAGATTTTGCCCGGATAACAGGGGCCGAGGGGAAATATCTAATGGCCCGCCCGAGAGGATTCGAACCTCTGACCTTCGCCTCCGGAGGGCGACGCTCTATCCAGCTGAGCTACGGGCGGGGATTGGTCGGGATGAGAGGATTTGAACCTCCGACCACCTGCACCCCATACAGTAAAAAATGGCTTTTATTTCAATATCTTACCTTCATTTTTCCGTATCAAATTTCTTTTAAAACAAGGGGTTTGACAGCTCCCAACTACTGGATATTCGGAAAATTTGAGGTGCTAGGAAGCGCTCAAGCTTAAAGAACTTCAATCATATTGTGCCGGCACTTCTTGAATCCGGCACTCTCGTTTAGGCGACTTATAGCGCTGATTTTCTCAACTGCTCCGTGCGCTGCTCTACAACCTTAAAATGGTTCCGCATCTCGGTAGTAGGGTCTATGAATGTGTTCTTTCTTAATTGCGCGGAAGGGTATGTTTTCTGAACGTGAGCCAGTGAAGCGCTGGCCACATCGCTGCAACTAAATTCAACTGATCCCTGTGTTTGAATCCTGTGCCCAGGCAGGAATTCAACTACCAGATCAATAGAATAGATAGCGTCCTCCTCTAAAGTAGGCTGATCATTCTGCATCGAATCATTCATGTGGTTGACTCCTTAACGGCAACAATTCCCGCTGCAAATCGCAGCTTCTGAGAGCATATTTTCGCCTTCTAGAATCGTCAAACTGACCTAGACAAACACCTCCGAGGTTCAAAATAGACATCGTTCCAGTTCTCCATTGTCTACAATATTTACTTAAGTTCGTGCAATTAGCACCAAGAAGCCGACGGCTGCCAGGCATCCGATTATGTGTGGCGTACCCCACCATAGACATATAGCGCCTATTTGTTGCTAACAAAAACCATAATAACAGGTAATTGATAAAGACATTTTCGTCACACGCAATTATCAAAGTTTCTTTTGCGCCAGACGCAAAATTAGCTATTTTTCTAATCATGAGCCGCAGTTGTAAGGCGCGCGGACAAAGGATTGACGCACTGATACGCCAATCCGGTAAGGAACCAAAGCAGTTAGCTACTATGTGGAAATGCTCAGAAACGAGGATTTCAAGGATACGAAGTGGCGATAGTTTCAGTATGGATTTGCTGATAGCAATGACGAAAACTATGGAATGGTCGAGTGATTTTATTCTGCATGGGCATGCAAGCGGGCAGGATGGTACAAACCACTTAACGCCCGCCGACCTTATGGACGCTAATTTGCTGTCAAACCTTTCACCGAAACGCCGGGCGGCGCTTCGGGCGCTGTTTTTTAGTCTGCAGGACTAATCTGTCACATACTCCCATTCGCCCGCCTCCGGCGAAAACGCCAGGCGCATTCGGTCACCGTTTTTGACTACCATTAACGATCCCTGGGGGGCGTCCAGTGGTAACGCGTTGGTCATCTCTCCGCTAAAAACAATTTGAGGCCCACGGCTATTCTCAACCCGTACCGCGCCGTGGTGCCGCGATTGCGTGCTGAACTTGCCGCCGTCGTTATTAATCGATACACCGCGCACACCGTCGCCGCCGCTCGACTCAAAATAACCGGCGTAACTCAAATGGGAATAGGCCACTACACCGGCCACATTCAGGTCGGCAGAGTAAGCGCTGATCACGCCCTGCTTTTGCGTAACATCAGCAGCTGTTGTGCCTTGGTTAGAATTGGAATCGGCGCCACACGCCGCCAAAGAAAGGGAAAGAAAAAGTACAACCGGCTTCATAATTACCTCCTGTAATGACCGTTTATTGTAACTATTGGCAATTATATCACCTGAATAGTTAAAACTACATCTATCACTAAGCATCGGAAATGGCTGTCGGCGGCGGTATCATATCTGCGGCTTCTCGGTACGCGGAAAGCTTCTGGGCGCATGCGCGGCGCTCTTTCTTCACGGCTTTAAGGTTATGCTCAAGCGCCACTTCCTGAACGCACAGTTCGCGGTATTGAGCGTCAGCGGCCTGTATTTTTGCTTCCAGCTGCTGCATTAACGACGGCTCCGCAGCCACCGGCGCCACCTCTGCGGCTTCGTTTGTTTCTACGTCAGACATGAATATCTCCTATTAATCGCTCGTTCTGCGGGATGACCCGCCGTCGTGAAATGTTGAACTTGAACCGGTTGTAAATCGGCGCCACTTCCATACACCGTTGTTGCCCTTGACGGCGCCATACCAGTGTTTATGGTCACAAGTTAGACCACCCGGAACCACCGGCGGCAATCTACTACTTAATTGGGCCGGATTGATAACCACCTGGGGTTTATATGCCCCGTTTGACTCGACAAGCAAACCGACGCCACCGTCCTTGTTTTCTGCAGTAACACCGGTTCGCCTTACGTCAGAGCTGGTAAACTTCCCGCCGTCGTTATTCATTGATATGCCCCGCACGCCGTCGCCGTTGTAGCTCTCAAAATAGCCGCCGTACTGTTCGCGCGAATAAGCAATAATACCCGCCGTATTGTCTAAACTGGTTTCAATGACGGCAATTGCCCTCGATGTGCCGTTCGGCGTGGTAATCGTGGAATGTGACTGACGGGCCACTCTAAAAGAATCATTCGCGGCATTCAGATTGCCTTTAAATGTCGCCACCCCTGCGATCAGATCAAGGTCCGGTGTTTTCAGCTTCAGGTTTACGCCATCAAACTGCAGGTACTCCGTTGCATTACCAATGTTCATTTTCGGCACACTCGCCACCATACCCAGCCAGATTCCGGAGCTGGTATCAGCTTGGCTGAGTTTCCCGGCGCGTAAATACGCATTACCGCCCTGCAAGTGCAAACCGCCAGTGGTGACCAGCCCGCCATCAATTACGGTTTTGGTAACGTCTGCATTACTTGCCGGTCGATTAGCGCCCGTTACGTGGGTGTTCCAGTCCACGTCGTCACGATCAGCCAGAGCGCCGGTGTTACGGGTGGCATTGTCTGCCGGTCGATTAGCGCCTGACACATTATCCCAATCAGCCCCGCCCAAGTTCGCGGTGTGGTGAATCTGAGAAGTTCCCAGACTGGTTACCAGCGACAAAACCCAGCCTGATTTCCAGTTAGCGGCGCCATAATTGGTGTGACCGGCGACAAAATCTCTAACCATCACTTTTGGATATCGCCAGGTGGTGTCGGTATTCCCCAGCCAGACGCAGCATTTACCACCTTCATGGCCAAACCTGACTGGAACAGACTTAGTACCACTAACCTTGCTGCTACAATGAACCCAGACACCGCCGCCGGCACCATAGTTATAACCGGCTATTTCGACCGAAAACGACTCGCCGCTGCGGTAGTTAAAAACATCAACCACAAATTTCAGCATCGTATTCGTAAAACCCTGGGGTAGCTGGATTTTGATTGCGCCAACCTGAAAGCTATTTATGGAAAAAGTGGCGCCTCCGGGCGCCGCGATACGGGTAACGCCTCCCTGTGAGCGGTAGTTCAGCAGATCCTCGTCTGCTGGGCGCCCCGCAATCTGATTACCCCATACCACCGTATTCTGATTTGCCAGCGCACCAGTGTTACGGGTGGCATTATCTGCCGGTCTATTGTTGCCCTTTACGTGGGTGGTCCAGTCCACGTCGTTACGATCAGCTAATGCACCAGTGTTGCGGGTGGCATTATCTGCCGGTCTATTGTTGCCCTTTACGTGAGTGGTCCAGTCCACGTCGTTACGATCAGCCAATGCACCAGTGTTACGAGTGGCATTATCTGCCGGTCTATTGTTGCCCTTTACGTGAGTGGTCCAGTCCACGTCGTTACGATCAGCCAATGCACCAGTGTTACGAGTGGCATTTGCAGCAATTCCACCCAGTTTTGTACTGGCTGAACTGTCCAAATCCTGTAAGTTGTTCGGGCTATCTTCCAGCGCGGCATATCCGCTGCCTCCTGTAATCTCTACACGGCCTTTTACCGCCAGGCCAGTCTGGGTGGTATAGCGCAAACTGCTGATGGCATCCCCGATATGCACTTCCGGCTTGCCACCAACCAGACCAAGCCACACCCCTGCGGTTAAGTCGTCGGCGTTTGCCTTCGCTGCCTTGATAAACGCGTTATCGCCATCTAACTGCACCCCGCCGGTGGTGACCAGCCCGCCATCAATAACGGTTTTTGTTGGGTCGGCATTATCAACAACGCCCCGGTTTTCCCTGCGCACAATTTGAGTACCTGCCGCCGCATACGACTGGCCTAACGGGTTCTCACGCTGCCAGGCCAATAACCTGCCTCCCCGCGCCTGCACCTCTGCAGATAGATACACGCCCCGCCACATGCCGGTAATGACGCCGTACAGCGTAACGATTGTTTCTGTTGCGGTTTCTTCGTAGTAGGCTCGCAAATAAAGGCCGGTATTCCCTTGAGTTTCAAAACGCGCGGCGGCAACACTGTTTGCAGCCCCACCAGTGATAACGCTTAAATTAAAATGGCATTGGTACTGATATCGGGTAGAACCGCCAAAACGAGCGGAACCGGTAATCGATAAAGCCTGGTTAGGTCCAGAGCTGCGCCATTCTGCCATTTTGTACCATTGGCTAATGCTGGTCGTATTCACCCGAAAAGGGATGCGGTTTAACGTGTAGGTGGGCACCTGAGTGCCGTCGAAGCGGTCCAGGTCATCCGATAGCCCCGCGATTCTGGCGGCCTCGGCAGAGCCAGCCGGATCGGCGCCCACTTCATCGGCGGTTAGGGAATCTTTATCAGCCAGGGCACCAGTGTTACGGGTGGCGTTGTCTGCAATGCCGCTTAGCTTATCACTGGCGGTACTATCCAGCTCGGCCAGGCTTCCGGGGCGACTATCGATATCACTCCATGAAACACCGTCGAGTGCCATTTTTTTCTGATCGACCAGCAACTTAACCTGGTAAATATAACCCCAGTCATCCGGGCCGGTTCCGTTGTGGCCAATTTTAATAACGTTATCGCTGGTTGTTTTTATATGGTCGTCCGGAACATCAAAAACCAGCCATTCAGTTTTTGCATCAGGCCCATTTGCTGCCGTAAATTTATGATCGTTTAAGGAAATATCGATATTACTTTCCAGATCATTCTGCAGAATCGCCAGACGTAAATACGGTTTGTATAATTGTGGTATCTGACTAAAAACGAACTCGAAAGCATCGGCTTTGCTGTCGATATGCCAGCTGCCAGAATACGTCCAATTTGTTTTAGAAAGCGCGTTGCTTACCTGAATGGCCGCTGCTGCGATATTGTCATCAATCTGCTGATAATCGGTAACGTCGGCGTTGTCGGTAACGCCGCGATTTTCAATTACATCAACAAGGTTTCCACTCGGGGTAAACTCTTGCCCCAGCGGCTGTTCGCGTTGCCACAGTTTCAGTACTCCACTGCGGTAATAAACATCAGCAGAGATATACAAACCATTCCAGGCCGCAGGAATAAAACTGTATATATTGACGGTTAATTCATCATTAACCACTTCATAATAAACCCGTAACGAACGGTCGCCAGTAGAACCCTGGGTTGTGAAATTTCTTGATACTGACGTGATTGGATTATTAGCCACCAAGCTAATATTAAAATGGTATTGGTATTGGTAACGGCCAGACTTGCCAGAACGAATACTGCCCGCAATCGACAGCGCACCATGAACGGTCGTTGTCTTCCATTCTGCGATTTTATGCCACTGTTTTACGCTGCTGGTGTTATTGCGAATGGGTATGCGGTGTATAACACCATCAGGCACAACATCCCCGTCGTATCGATCAAAATCATCTTTAAACGACGCCAGGCGTGCGGTATCAGCAGCGCCTGCCGGATCGGCGCCCACTTCGTCGGCGGTTAGGGAATCTTTATCAGCCAGGGCGCCAGTGTTCCGGGTCGCATTATCTGCCGGTTTGTTATCGCCACCGATACTGCTCCAGAGCATATCGTCCGGGATCACATCAACAGAAAAATAATCGACTTCGTAAGTGCCTGATTTACCCGAAGCATTGACAAGAATAAACGGCCTGATTCCAACGCAGTCAGCGTGCAGAGTACCGGGCGCGCTTATCTCGTCGCGGTTGTGGGTTATCGCCTTTTCACCTACTGGCGCGTAGCCTTTTAAATATCCGGTGAATACTTCCCAGTCGTTCGGCTCACGATTAGCGGCCGCAAAATAATGTTGAACGTTGAACTC
The Saccharospirillaceae bacterium genome window above contains:
- a CDS encoding efflux RND transporter permease subunit gives rise to the protein MKHSNNTAGYFIQNGTTSWMLILILLVGGLVSYLGLGRLEDPQFTIKEAMVFSYYPGANALQVEEEVTAPLENAIQSLPYIDHVNSISKAGVSQIHLVIKPTYNSNELPQIWDELRRKVRDKQAQLPPGVNPPIVFDDFGDVFGVLLAITGDDYSYQEMSDYADYLKRELVTVEGIAKVNIAGAQAEQVFIDISRERMANLGIPVSRLYSLLTTQNVVQDAGHIRYAGEYIRIHPTGEFSSTQEMGELLVSKPGSEKLIYLKDIATISEGVADVPDHLTNFKGARSLHMGIAFNRGVNVVEVGKALRQKLNFLDQNRPLGIQLHTLYDQPAEVDASSTGFVLNLLISVIIVIAVLFVFMGAKAGIIIGSVLLLTILGTFIAMKFFDIELHRISLGALIIALGMLVDNALVITEGIMVGLQKGQSRLQAATAIVKQTQWPLLGATIIAVTAFAPIGLSPDSTGEFVGSLFYVLLISLMLSWFTALSITPFLCNLMFAKQESRDADRQNSTRPYQGWLYDVYRHALSSFLHNRVTTMISMVVALVIAIYGFGFVKQSFFPPSNTPMFLVDIWLPQGSDIHATQQQALSLEQYFHDKTGVEFTSSTVGQGELRFMLTYAPERQYYAYAQVMIRTEKREQIPALIDDARVWTQRHMPNAFVKFKRLQIGPGTNAKIEARFSGPDQAQLRQLAEQAKVILLNDPDSDNVRHNWRQREKVIRPLFIEDNARRAGISRQDLDDLLQMSVAGKTVGLYREGTKLKPIILRPPAVERLNIDSLMDLQIWSPIFNRYIPIQQIVERFDLVFDDPIIARRDRKRTIQVYADPELGSGLTANALFKRVAPQIEAIPLPPGYELSWGGEYEASKDAESSVFASLPLGYLIMFIITVLLFNELRSALVIWACVPLAIIGVTAGMLILGAEFGFMALLGFLSLSGMIVKNGIVLVDQIRLEIAEGKVPYDAVFDASISRLRPVTMAALTTILGLLPLLVDPFFSAMAVVICFGLGFATVLTLGIVPLLYAMTHRIPSPIK
- a CDS encoding glutathione S-transferase, which produces MITLHHLNNSRSQRIIWLLEELGVDYQIKHYQRDEKTSLAPKALEAVHPLGKSPVITDGEQTIAESGLIIDYLMQTYGATELPQSTESDTKWQSQYWLHYAEGSLMPLLLIALMFEKVRTAPMPFFIKPIARTIADKAMAAYAGPNMQKHLGYINNHLADKQWLCGEHKTAADYQMIFPLEAALTRGATREAFPHVARYVDQIHALPSYKTALEKGGPYDYA
- a CDS encoding fatty acid cis/trans isomerase; the encoded protein is MFLSIWSRVAKSLHNVRLILLIIFLASCSSVAILSEDLDALYGKTFITDRRLPADNANAQHFNQQVKPILENRCVVCHGCYDAPCQLKLNSPEGIMRGANPELVYNGTRILASTPNRLGIDATSTEQWRGRGFHTILNERSQTAAINSQNSVMYQMLALKQAYPDASDDDSSLLSDDITLGLDREQQCATRQDFNEFAQQHPLWGMPYALPALNENEHNTLSDWIKNGAPMSLPAELPIAIAEQRDQWEQYLNQNSLKQQLASRYIYEHWYLGNLYFSDVPLFTKAEPVHRPEFFFKLVRSATPPGLPIKPIATRRPYDDPAVKRVYYRLQLNPASIVAKNHMPYRLNQARMDWLTALFIDPDYTVKELPGYDTHVAANPFIAFRDLPVGSRYRFMLQEAQYTIMGYIKGPVCRGQVALNVIDDHFWVFFSDPSNEDDEYVAEFLDQQSSNLRLPGEAESNSGIVTNWLKYSYLQGQYLKAKREILKKYSEPTDKFDTSLIWDGEKRNPNAALTVFRHFDSSTVVKGLAGQNPKTAWVITYPLLERIHYLLVAEFDVYGNIGHQLLTRLYMDFLRMEGEFNFLALLPQKHRIELADYWYRDTSEEVKEFLVTHGKQMIRDPDIHYTTDNPKAELFEQLKRRLGAALDEKYSLQQQLQPEQLSIVSSINNVRGITANLMPEMSLLMVDGYLGQQQLFSIIRNSGHSNINGLLTEDDNRLFEEDYLTLVPGVLGSYPGAMYRVSAFRLPDFVADLRTMEDEEDYRRFVDYYGVRRTNSSFWHHSDQVHNAFFKQDPLNAGLLDFNRLENR